The Pseudomonas sp. FP198 genomic interval GCAGGTCACCCCATTGGCCCTGGCCTTCGCCGGACTTGCTCGCTTCATTCGGGCGCGGCGGCGGTGCCTGGGACGGCGCGGGCGCCTGGGTCGCAGGGTCGCGGCGCCGATGGCGCAAGGCAAACTCGGCGACGGCGTCGATGTCTTCGGCCGCGATGGCGCTCGCGCCACGCCAGGCCGCATGAGCGCGGGCGGCCCGCAACCAGACGAGGTCGGCGCGCAAGCCATCGACCCCAGCGGCAAAGCAACGCTCGGTAATCTGCTCCAGCGCCGTGTCGTCCAATGGGATCCCGGCCAACCGTGCGCGCGCCTGTTGGCAGCGTTCCCGCAACTGTCTTTGGGCGGTTTCCCACTCGGCGCAGAACGCCGCCGGATCGCTGTCGAAATCCAGCCGCCGCCGTATGATCTGCCCGCGCTCGGCAGGCGCCGTGTGGCCGTCGAGCGCCACGTTCAGGCCGAAACGATCGAGCAATTGCGGACGCAGTTCGCCCTCCTCCGGGTTCATGGTGCCGATCAGCACAAAACGCGCCGGATGCCGGTGGGAAAT includes:
- a CDS encoding ATP-binding protein → MTDTAHFPLSAVVGADALKLALCLAAIDPKIGGVLIEGPRGMAKSTLARGLADLLASGQFVTLPLGATEERLVGTLDLNAALGEGRAQFSPGVLAKADGGVLYVDEVNLLPDHLVDLLLDVAASGTNLIERDGISHRHPARFVLIGTMNPEEGELRPQLLDRFGLNVALDGHTAPAERGQIIRRRLDFDSDPAAFCAEWETAQRQLRERCQQARARLAGIPLDDTALEQITERCFAAGVDGLRADLVWLRAARAHAAWRGASAIAAEDIDAVAEFALRHRRRDPATQAPAPSQAPPPRPNEASKSGEGQGQWGDLPARALPSGARRDVPSWPKKP